In the Deinococcus aerius genome, CGCCGCCCGGGCGCTCCTCCGGGCCAGGTACAGTTGCTCGGCCTGCTCGACAGGACCCATGCCCTATTCAGGATGAGCGGGCTCAGCCGTGACCGTAACAGGTGGTACAGGGAGTGCGCCGGGCTGTAGGCGCGCCCGAGCTCAAATGGTCTGCCCCGCCCACCTCCAGAGCCGTGACAACGGGAGGAAAGAAAGACCCGCGCGGGACCCCTGTTTTCGCCGCTCTAGCCCCGGAGCGAGGGCAATTCCACCTCCACCGTCCCCACCTCCCGCCCGGCCCAGTTGTGCAGCGTGGCGGGGGCGAGGGCGCGCATCTCCTCCGTGACCGGCAGGCCCAGGCCTCCCAGCACGGCGAGGGCGACGTGGGGCCGGGCGCGCTCGCCAGCGTCCATGATCTTGAAGGCGACGCCCAGCGGCCCCTTCGGCGTGTCCCGCAGCGCCATCCCGTAGAACGCCTCCGCCCCCATCTTGGCGGCCAGGCCGGGCACGAGCGGCATCAGGGTCGTGTCGAGCCGCCCCGCTCCGGCAATCAGGAAGGGGTGGGCGGTCATGGCCCGGAAGATGCGTTCCAGGGCGGGGGCCAGTTCACCCCCCGGGGCCGCCAGCCGGGCGAAGACGCGGGCCGCGCCGTGCAGCGGCAACGCCAGCGCGGGCACGCTGCACCCGTCCGTCCCCACCCGAACGTCGTCGAGAGGGACGCCGCCCAGTTCGGCGTGCAGTTCCCGGATGCGGACCTGGAGGGGGTGCCCGTGCTCCGTGTACCCCTCGCGCGGCCAGCCGTGCAGCACGCACGAGAGGAGCATTCCCGCGTGCTTGCCCGAGCAGTTGTGGTGCAGCGGCGTCGGCTTCTCATCCCGGCGGATCAGGTCGGCGGCCACCCCGGGGTCGAAGGGGGGGTGCGTGCCGCAGCGCAGGTCGTCCACCGTGCTGCCCGAGCGCGCGAGCAACCGCTCCACCACCGCCAGATGCTCCGGCGTCCCCGCGTGGCTGGCACAGGCGATGGCGAGTTCGTCGGGGGGCAGGTCGGGCGCGCTCAGGGCGAGCGGCAGCGCCTGCACCGGCTTGGAGCTGGAGCGCGGAAAGGTGATGAGGTCCGCATCCCCGCAGGAGGCAACCCGACGCCCCTCCCGGTCCACGACGGCCACGTGAACGGTGTGGACGCTCTCCGCCAGCCCCCCACGGGTGAAGACGACTCTTCCGGCCTGTGCGGTCATGTCCCGCAGGGTAGCGCGGCTTGACTTCCCGCCCGGCGCCCTTTAGTCTTCTGTCCGCTGGTCCGGTAGTGTAGCGGTTAGCATAACTGCCTGTCACGCAGTAGGTCGCGGGTTCAAATCCCGTCCGGACCGCCACAGGGGGGAGCGAGGTGAGCAGCCTCGCTCTCCTTGTTGTTGAGCGGTGGGCTCGAAGAGGCCCTTTCCGAACGCTGATCGCTGGAAGCTCCCCCAAATTGCCACCCATCCCCCTTCCCCTGGCCGCGCCTTGCCGTATCATGCGCCCCGGTTTCGCACGGCGTCCGTGAGCCCCTCCCGCAAGGCAGGCCTGCCCCCGACCCCGCGCACGGCGAGCCTACCCTACCCACGGAGGACGCCTGAGTTGACGACCACATCCTTTTCTGTTGCCGACGCCGCCGAACTGTACCAGGTGCCCAACTGGAGCGGCGGCTGGTTCCGGGTGAGTGATCGGGGCCAGGTGGAAGTGACCCCCTCGCCCGGCCTCCATGCCCCCCTGCGCGCCATCGTGGACGAGATCGTGGAGCGCGGCGAGAGCCTCCCGGTCATCCTGCGCTTTCCCCAGGTCGTCGCGGGGCGCGTCAAACATCTCAACGAGGCGTTCGGCAAGGCCATCGCCGAGTACGGCTACAGCGGGCATTACCAGGGCGTGTTTCCCATCAAGGTGAACCAGCGCCGCGTCGTGGTGGAGAGCATCGCCGCCGCCGGGTACGAGTACGCGCACGGGCTGGAGGCGGGCAGCAAGGCCGAACTCGCCCTGTGCCTGGCCCAGAAGATGCACCCCGACGCCCTGCTGTGCTGCAACGGCTTCAAGGACGACGGCTTCATTAAGCTGGCGCTGTGGGGCCGGACGCTCGGCAAGAACGTGGTCATCACGCTGGAGAAGTACAGCGAGCTGGACCGCGTCCTGAAGCAGGCGAAGGCCCTGGGCGTCAAGCCCGCGATGGGGGTGCGCTTCAAGCTCCACGCCCGCGGCTCGGGCCAGTGGGAGGAGTCGGGCGGCGACCAGGCGAAGTTCGGCCTGAACGCCTACGAGCTCCTGCGGGTGGTCGAGCGGCTGCGCGAGGAGAACATGCTCGATTCCCTCGTGATGCTGCACACCCATATCGGCTCGCAGATCACCGACATCCGCCGCATCAAGGTCGCCGTGCGCGAGGCGACCCAGACCTACGCGGGCCTGATCGCGGCGGGCGCGCAGCTCAAGTACCTCAACGTGGGCGGCGGCCTGGGCGTGGACTACGACGGCTCCAGGACCACCTTCTACGCCTCCATGAACTACACGGTGGGCGAGTACGCCGCCGACGTGGTGTACACCGTGCAGGAGGTCTGCCGCGCCCGCGAGGTCCCCGAGCCCGTCATCGTCTCCGAGTCGGGCCGCGCGCTGACCGCCCACCACGCCGTGCTGATCATGCCCGTGATCGACGTGACCGGCCCCACCCGCGACCTCGAAGAACTCGCCGCCCCGAACGAGGACAGCCACCAGATCGTCAAGGACCTGGAAGAGATCCTGGTGAACATCTCCGCCCGCAACTACCGCGAGATGTACAACGACGCGGTGGGCGACAAGCAGACGCTGCACAACCTCTTCGACCTGGGGTACGTCACCCTGAACGACCGGGCGCGCGGCGAGGCGCTGTTCAACGCGATCCTGCGCAAGATCGCCAAGCTGATCCAGGGCGAGAAGTACGTGCCCGACGAGCTGGAGGACCTGCAAAAGGTTCTGGCCGACAAGTACATCTGCAACTTCAGCCTCTTCCAGAGCCTGCCCGACAACTGGGCGATCCAGGCGCTGTTTCCCATCGTGCCCCTCGACCGCCTGAACGAGCGGCCCACCCGCCAGGGCACCCTGGTGGACATCACCTGCGACTCCGACGGCAAGATCGAGAAGTTCATCGACCTGCGCGACGTGAAAGCCACCCTGCCGC is a window encoding:
- a CDS encoding asparaginase is translated as MTAQAGRVVFTRGGLAESVHTVHVAVVDREGRRVASCGDADLITFPRSSSKPVQALPLALSAPDLPPDELAIACASHAGTPEHLAVVERLLARSGSTVDDLRCGTHPPFDPGVAADLIRRDEKPTPLHHNCSGKHAGMLLSCVLHGWPREGYTEHGHPLQVRIRELHAELGGVPLDDVRVGTDGCSVPALALPLHGAARVFARLAAPGGELAPALERIFRAMTAHPFLIAGAGRLDTTLMPLVPGLAAKMGAEAFYGMALRDTPKGPLGVAFKIMDAGERARPHVALAVLGGLGLPVTEEMRALAPATLHNWAGREVGTVEVELPSLRG
- the speA gene encoding biosynthetic arginine decarboxylase, with the translated sequence MTTTSFSVADAAELYQVPNWSGGWFRVSDRGQVEVTPSPGLHAPLRAIVDEIVERGESLPVILRFPQVVAGRVKHLNEAFGKAIAEYGYSGHYQGVFPIKVNQRRVVVESIAAAGYEYAHGLEAGSKAELALCLAQKMHPDALLCCNGFKDDGFIKLALWGRTLGKNVVITLEKYSELDRVLKQAKALGVKPAMGVRFKLHARGSGQWEESGGDQAKFGLNAYELLRVVERLREENMLDSLVMLHTHIGSQITDIRRIKVAVREATQTYAGLIAAGAQLKYLNVGGGLGVDYDGSRTTFYASMNYTVGEYAADVVYTVQEVCRAREVPEPVIVSESGRALTAHHAVLIMPVIDVTGPTRDLEELAAPNEDSHQIVKDLEEILVNISARNYREMYNDAVGDKQTLHNLFDLGYVTLNDRARGEALFNAILRKIAKLIQGEKYVPDELEDLQKVLADKYICNFSLFQSLPDNWAIQALFPIVPLDRLNERPTRQGTLVDITCDSDGKIEKFIDLRDVKATLPLHEPNGRPYYLGVFLMGAYQDVLGSAHNLFGKVSEAHVTVRPGGKFHIDLFVRGQKARRMIESMGYEEPMLRDSIEDQADEALERGTLTPEQENELLEDYGEELLGYTYLEYEEG